From Streptomyces sp. HUAS MG91, the proteins below share one genomic window:
- the gabT gene encoding 4-aminobutyrate--2-oxoglutarate transaminase: MSDIPQERRVVTAIPGPKSQELQERRLAAVAAGVGSTLPVFTARVDRGIIEDVDGNRLIDFGSGIAVTSVGASAEAVVRRASAQLQDFTHTCFMVTPYEGYVAVAEALAELTPGDHAKKSALFNSGAEAVENAVKIARAWTKRQAVVVFDHGYHGRTNLTMALTSKNMPYKQGFGPFAPEVYRVPVAYGYRWLTGEENAGAEASAQAIDQITKQIGAENVAAIIIEPVLGEGGFIEPAKGFLPAIRQFAADNGIVFVADEIQSGFCRTGQWFACEDEGIVPDLITTAKGIAGGLPLAAVTGRAEIMDAAHAGGLGGTYGGNPVACAGALGAIETMKELDLNAKAKEIEATMKARLTAMQEKFSVIGDVRGRGAMIAIELVKDPATKEPDAASAAALAKACHAEGLLVLTCGTYGNVLRFLPPLVIGQDLLNEGLDIIESALAAL; encoded by the coding sequence ATGAGCGACATCCCGCAGGAGCGCCGCGTCGTCACCGCCATCCCCGGCCCGAAGTCGCAGGAGCTGCAGGAGCGCCGCCTCGCCGCGGTCGCGGCCGGCGTGGGCTCCACGCTGCCGGTCTTCACCGCCCGCGTGGACCGCGGCATCATCGAGGACGTCGACGGCAACCGCCTGATCGACTTCGGTTCCGGCATCGCCGTCACCTCGGTCGGCGCCTCCGCCGAGGCCGTGGTCCGCCGCGCCTCCGCCCAGCTGCAGGACTTCACCCACACCTGCTTCATGGTCACGCCGTACGAGGGCTACGTGGCCGTCGCCGAGGCGCTCGCGGAGCTGACGCCGGGCGACCACGCCAAGAAGTCGGCCCTGTTCAACTCCGGCGCCGAGGCCGTCGAGAACGCCGTCAAGATCGCCCGCGCCTGGACCAAGCGCCAGGCGGTCGTCGTCTTCGACCACGGCTACCACGGCCGTACGAACCTGACGATGGCGCTGACCAGCAAGAACATGCCGTACAAGCAGGGCTTCGGCCCGTTCGCCCCCGAGGTCTACCGGGTGCCGGTGGCCTACGGCTACCGCTGGCTGACCGGCGAGGAGAACGCGGGCGCCGAGGCCTCCGCCCAGGCGATCGACCAGATCACCAAGCAGATCGGCGCGGAGAACGTCGCCGCGATCATCATCGAGCCGGTGCTCGGCGAGGGCGGCTTCATCGAGCCGGCCAAGGGCTTCCTGCCCGCGATCCGCCAGTTCGCCGCCGACAACGGCATCGTGTTCGTCGCGGACGAGATCCAGTCCGGCTTCTGCCGCACCGGCCAGTGGTTCGCGTGCGAGGACGAGGGCATCGTCCCCGACCTGATCACGACCGCCAAGGGCATCGCGGGCGGCCTGCCGCTCGCCGCCGTGACCGGCAGGGCCGAGATCATGGACGCCGCGCACGCGGGCGGCCTCGGCGGCACCTACGGCGGCAACCCGGTGGCCTGCGCCGGTGCGCTCGGCGCCATCGAGACGATGAAGGAGCTCGACCTCAACGCGAAGGCGAAGGAGATCGAGGCGACCATGAAGGCCCGCCTGACGGCGATGCAGGAGAAGTTCTCCGTCATCGGCGACGTGCGCGGCCGTGGCGCGATGATCGCCATCGAGCTGGTCAAGGACCCGGCGACCAAGGAGCCGGACGCCGCGTCCGCCGCCGCCCTCGCCAAGGCCTGCCACGCCGAGGGCCTGCTCGTCCTCACCTGCGGCACCTACGGCAACGTGCTGCGCTTCCTGCCGCCGCTGGTCATCGGCCAGGACCTGCTCAACGAGGGCCTGGACATCATCGAGAGCGCCCTCGCCGCGCTCTGA
- a CDS encoding ATP-binding protein, whose protein sequence is MDTEGTQGTSGAAAEHGRAAVPHPARPVAPPPRPAHAPGVRDEAAAGSEFLTWLRTPRPSAAPGMWRFGHRPRPEAAPAVTPVRQLLTGAVIAFLVGWLVWSLLWNGYLGGWWLLPLYAMIPESWATPHSFMSVVVVYLYYGIFAVGITVAVGRLGRWGEIWRRFGYPAWRRAAEPVQAARPVAPEKDPVRWPTLREAGAAEAADRLGADARAGLMRDVDHARIARAWQGVKRGKHSLAAFSAAVVKDGAAACPHPSGVRDLPARAARHDLGTAQVRLGAAADDERNPYAYRGVGLGIGPDLLGTSLLAVGPPGAGKTSAVVWPLAESLCLGALAGRAAVIVVGAAGAGLGSPDAYDVVVQVGQPDSAYDLDLYGGSTDPDEAAAVLAEALVGDLADPHPSGDSRRSTTVLGQLLGPYHAVHDRFPSVPELRQLLDGAPTALGALRKALTEAGHEAMLRELDARERQLGQPGDVGAVLADRIALLDRPAFASFFDTSGRTRPFSLRALDHPVRVRIDLPERGHADASRILARLVLAQFTANVAVREDRSLFACLVLDDATGVVTPQAVRAVQRLRSANAGAILTLRTLDDVPRALRSPLLGAVGCRMALSGLTPWDGQDFAEVWGKEWTETRDVTDRQIIAETPAGKALHAVRRVITGRAPTARAVTVRRVERERWSASDLAHAVPPGHAVLSLTTVRGEHAPPLLVDLRG, encoded by the coding sequence ATGGACACCGAGGGTACGCAGGGCACGAGCGGCGCCGCCGCTGAGCACGGCCGTGCCGCCGTGCCGCACCCGGCCCGCCCGGTCGCACCGCCGCCGCGGCCCGCGCACGCGCCGGGCGTGCGCGACGAGGCGGCCGCCGGGTCGGAGTTCCTGACCTGGCTGCGCACCCCGCGGCCGAGCGCCGCCCCGGGCATGTGGCGGTTCGGGCACCGGCCGCGGCCGGAGGCGGCACCGGCGGTGACACCGGTCCGGCAGCTGCTGACCGGAGCGGTCATCGCCTTCCTGGTGGGCTGGCTGGTCTGGTCGCTGCTGTGGAACGGGTACCTGGGCGGCTGGTGGCTCCTCCCGCTGTACGCGATGATCCCGGAGTCCTGGGCGACCCCGCACTCGTTCATGTCCGTCGTCGTCGTGTACCTCTACTACGGGATCTTCGCCGTCGGCATCACGGTCGCCGTCGGACGCCTCGGCCGCTGGGGCGAGATCTGGCGCCGCTTCGGCTACCCGGCCTGGCGCAGGGCCGCGGAGCCGGTGCAGGCCGCCCGGCCCGTCGCCCCCGAGAAGGACCCCGTCCGGTGGCCCACCCTGCGCGAGGCCGGAGCCGCCGAGGCCGCCGACCGGCTCGGTGCCGACGCCCGCGCCGGGCTGATGCGCGACGTCGACCACGCCCGGATCGCCCGCGCCTGGCAGGGCGTGAAACGCGGCAAGCACTCCCTCGCGGCGTTCTCCGCCGCCGTCGTCAAGGACGGCGCCGCGGCCTGCCCGCACCCCTCGGGCGTCCGTGACCTGCCCGCCCGCGCGGCCCGCCACGACCTGGGCACGGCCCAGGTCAGGCTCGGCGCGGCGGCCGACGACGAGCGCAACCCGTACGCGTACCGCGGTGTCGGTCTCGGCATCGGCCCCGATCTGCTCGGCACCTCGCTGCTCGCGGTCGGCCCGCCCGGCGCCGGCAAGACCAGCGCCGTCGTGTGGCCGCTCGCCGAGTCGCTGTGCCTGGGCGCGCTCGCCGGACGCGCCGCCGTGATCGTCGTCGGCGCGGCCGGCGCAGGCCTCGGCTCGCCGGACGCCTACGACGTCGTGGTCCAGGTCGGCCAGCCCGACTCGGCCTACGACCTCGACCTGTACGGCGGCTCCACCGACCCGGACGAGGCCGCCGCCGTGCTCGCCGAGGCGCTCGTCGGCGACCTCGCCGACCCGCACCCGAGCGGCGACAGCCGCCGCTCCACCACCGTCCTGGGCCAGCTGCTCGGCCCGTACCACGCGGTGCACGACCGCTTCCCCTCCGTCCCCGAACTGCGGCAGCTGCTCGACGGGGCGCCCACCGCCCTCGGCGCGCTGCGCAAGGCGCTCACCGAGGCCGGGCACGAGGCGATGCTGCGCGAGCTCGACGCGCGGGAGCGGCAGCTGGGCCAGCCGGGCGACGTGGGCGCCGTCCTCGCCGACCGGATCGCGCTGCTCGACCGGCCCGCCTTCGCGTCGTTCTTCGACACCTCCGGGCGGACCCGGCCGTTCTCCCTGCGCGCCCTCGACCACCCCGTCCGGGTCCGCATCGACCTGCCCGAGCGCGGGCACGCCGACGCCTCCCGGATCCTGGCCCGGCTCGTGCTCGCCCAGTTCACGGCGAACGTGGCGGTGCGCGAGGACCGCTCCCTGTTCGCCTGCCTCGTCCTCGACGACGCCACCGGGGTCGTCACCCCGCAGGCCGTGCGCGCCGTGCAGCGCCTGCGCTCGGCCAACGCGGGCGCGATCCTCACCCTGCGCACCCTCGACGACGTACCGCGCGCACTGCGCTCCCCGCTGCTCGGCGCCGTCGGATGCCGGATGGCGCTGTCCGGGCTCACCCCGTGGGACGGCCAGGACTTCGCCGAGGTCTGGGGCAAGGAGTGGACCGAGACCCGCGACGTCACCGACCGGCAGATCATCGCCGAGACCCCGGCGGGCAAGGCGCTGCACGCCGTGCGCCGGGTGATCACCGGACGGGCGCCGACCGCCCGCGCGGTCACCGTCCGCAGGGTCGAGCGCGAACGCTGGTCCGCCTCCGACCTCGCGCACGCCGTCCCGCCCGGCCACGCCGTGCTCTCCCTCACCACCGTGCGCGGTGAGCACGCGCCACCGCTCCTGGTCGATCTGCGCGGCTGA
- a CDS encoding PucR family transcriptional regulator: MPPTLASLVHHSALKLTVRAGEAHLDTPVRWAHVSELADPVPYMEGGELLLITALKLDADDPEAMRRYVKRLVGAGVVGLGFAVGVNYDAVPDALVRAAQDEGLPLLEVPPRTPFIAISKAVSAAIAADQYRAVTSGFAAQRELTKQALGEGPEGLLSVLAAQVDGWAALYDASGAVVATAPEWAGRRAARLTSDVERLRERPAPASAVVAGGSDNGTDRVELHSIGTGRRPRAALAVGTAAALGTAERYALHSAIALLTLTTERSRALYAAEQRIGAAVLRMLLAGEPDHARAVAGDLYGALLDAPFRMVLAEAVAPPPTGVAPSGGRPAGTALLLAEAVTGAGGPPGDPVPVLIDVVESAAARSGEAVLVVPDGERVVLLVVDGGAAAAACGQYAEALEVTRSAASGSSGGPDEELVIGFSAPAGPIAAATAFKQAEQALSVARRRGRVLVEHEDVVAGSVLPLLGDDAVRAFADGLLRALRDHDATGRGDLVASLRAWLSRHGQWDAAAADLGVHRHTLRYRMRRVEEILGRSLDDPDVRMELWLALKATGA, translated from the coding sequence ATGCCGCCCACGCTCGCCTCGCTCGTCCACCACTCGGCGCTCAAACTCACCGTGCGCGCGGGCGAGGCGCACCTGGACACCCCCGTTCGCTGGGCACACGTGAGCGAGCTGGCCGACCCGGTGCCCTACATGGAGGGCGGGGAGCTGCTGCTCATCACCGCCCTCAAACTGGACGCCGACGACCCGGAGGCCATGCGCCGCTACGTGAAGCGGCTCGTCGGCGCGGGCGTCGTCGGGCTCGGATTCGCGGTCGGCGTCAACTACGACGCCGTGCCCGACGCGCTCGTGCGGGCCGCCCAGGACGAGGGCCTGCCGCTCCTCGAAGTACCGCCCCGTACGCCGTTCATCGCCATCAGCAAGGCGGTGTCGGCCGCCATCGCCGCCGACCAGTACCGGGCCGTCACCTCCGGCTTCGCCGCACAGCGCGAGCTGACCAAACAGGCGCTCGGCGAGGGCCCCGAGGGGCTGCTCTCCGTGCTCGCCGCCCAGGTCGACGGCTGGGCCGCCCTGTACGACGCCTCGGGCGCCGTCGTCGCCACCGCCCCGGAGTGGGCCGGGCGGCGGGCGGCCCGGCTCACCTCCGACGTCGAACGGCTCCGGGAGCGCCCCGCACCGGCCAGCGCGGTCGTCGCGGGCGGCTCCGACAACGGCACCGACCGCGTGGAACTGCACTCCATCGGCACCGGGCGCAGGCCGCGTGCGGCGCTCGCGGTCGGCACGGCCGCCGCGCTCGGCACCGCCGAGCGGTACGCGCTGCACTCCGCCATCGCGCTGCTGACGCTCACCACCGAACGCTCGCGGGCCCTGTACGCGGCCGAGCAGCGGATCGGCGCCGCGGTGCTGCGCATGCTCCTCGCCGGTGAACCCGACCACGCCCGGGCCGTCGCCGGTGATCTGTACGGGGCGCTGCTCGACGCCCCGTTCCGGATGGTGCTCGCGGAGGCCGTGGCGCCGCCGCCCACCGGGGTCGCGCCGAGCGGGGGCCGGCCGGCCGGCACCGCGCTGCTGCTCGCCGAGGCGGTCACCGGGGCGGGCGGTCCGCCCGGCGACCCCGTCCCGGTCCTCATCGACGTCGTGGAGTCCGCCGCCGCGCGCTCCGGCGAGGCCGTGCTCGTCGTGCCGGACGGGGAGCGCGTGGTGCTGCTCGTGGTCGACGGGGGAGCGGCGGCCGCGGCGTGCGGGCAGTACGCGGAGGCGCTGGAGGTGACCCGGTCCGCGGCCTCCGGCTCCTCGGGCGGCCCCGACGAGGAACTGGTCATCGGCTTCTCGGCGCCGGCCGGGCCGATCGCGGCGGCGACCGCGTTCAAGCAGGCCGAACAGGCGCTGTCGGTCGCGCGGCGGCGCGGGCGGGTGCTGGTCGAGCACGAGGACGTCGTCGCCGGGTCGGTGCTGCCGCTGCTCGGGGACGACGCGGTGCGGGCGTTCGCGGACGGGTTGCTGCGGGCGCTGCGCGATCATGACGCGACGGGGCGGGGGGATCTTGTGGCGTCGCTGCGGGCGTGGCTGTCGCGGCACGGGCAGTGGGATGCCGCTGCCGCCGATCTCGGAGTCCACCGGCACACCCTGCGCTATCGCATGCGCCGGGTGGAGGAAATCCTGGGCCGCTCGCTCGACGATCCGGATGTCCGCATGGAGCTGTGGCTGGCCCTGAAGGCGACCGGCGCCTAG